The Ziziphus jujuba cultivar Dongzao chromosome 5, ASM3175591v1 genome segment ACTTATTAGATGAAGAAACTGgaaagaccataaatagatttataTGTACCAGCCACCCAGGTGATTATATTGTCAGATATTATCAATACAACCATATAAAGCAGATACCCTCTCTACAAGTCCCTTAATTTTACATTACTAAAGGAACCTCGTTaaactataaaaattgaaaaaatgagATTAGAAAggtcttttaatatttttctatcacTTGAACTATCATTCTCTCAGCACCAATCCACATTTCAATTGAAACGAAAAATGATTGGTATAAGTAAGTGTTACATATCATAACGAAAACATGATATAACAACTAATACTGCAGATTCAGAGTTGTACAGAGGATAGATGAGAACAAAACACATTGACTTCTTCATTTAGTCAGCATACACAAATGATGAACATGCAAGGTACAGAGAGACACACATGCACACACAGATCACTTAAAAAATCTGTATAAAAAACAtaacataattttatattaaaagtatAACATACCGTGTCCCTGCAAAATGCCGAGAGCGTCTAGACACCAGAGAAACACTGAAGTCCCTCCCATATATTGATAATCTAGTCTGTCATCATCAAGGAAATAAAATGTTCAactgaagaaaatattttacttAATTAAAACACATTACATAAACATGCAGACTATGCAGTCAAATGCAATAGAAATGTTCTTACCAGTAGAGCACACTCAGAAATACAAATGCCAGTGCATAATCGataggacttttttttttttttttttttaacagctaAAAGAACTTCCAAGAGAAATGGCATATTACAAAGCGCTTAGTAAGAAAATAAGTGTTTTCCTGAAGAAGCTCCTGATCTATTAGGTGAATAAGTGTTTTCCTGAAGAAGCTCCTGATCTATTAGGTGAAGTGCTATCAGAAGCACACTTAACTACTTTTCCTCTGAAGTGCTTTAACAAAAGTGCTACAACTGAAATGCACTAAAACATAGAAGCCACTAATCTAAGAAAAAAGACAGGATTTTGCATATAAAACTAAATCAATGACATATTTATCATATTCAAGTCATCAGATACAATGAGAATCAACAGAAGAGAAGAAATTGCTTACCTGCTTAAAATGTCCGTGCACTAATGCTATAGTCCAAATAGTGTTATTGCATCTTGATCGAATTGCTTGCGTTAGATATGCATTCCATACAAATATATTATCATACGGCATCCTTTCTTTACCCATTGACAACACATTCTTTTGCAAACTTTGCATTATTGGATATGTGTAACTATAGAAAAAATCTTTAGTCAAATCAACACTCGATAGGAGCTTCTTGTACCTACAGGTGAGGGAAAATAAACATTAAGCTAGAAATGCTATAAAAGTTTAATGTAGTAGCGATGGGAACAAGGTATGCAGATATGGAACTGCAGAAAAACATCCAAATATACCGTTTTCCTAGTCTGAATTTGTTCTTATTTCTTCTCAAATcaaggaaaggaaaataaattaatattgaggAGTTTGTTGTCCATCCAGACAATCAAAGTCACTTCCTAAGGGGGTAAGGACCCAAATTTctagtgtgtgtgtatatataatgctatatatcgtgtgtgtctatatatatatatatataaaattcatatcCAAAGCAGTAATGTTGCTAAAATGGCATCTATATCTATAGAAAGGTATAATCTTCCACCAGAAGTTTTCATGGAAAATAAATGTTGCTAATTCCCATTAACCAACCAAAAGAATCCTGAACACAAATGAAGGCGCACCTTCAGTTAGAAATTGGCAAATTGCAATTGTACGTCCATGTATTCTTGACAGAAAATTTGATCGAAATCAGGAACAAcagtttgttttttaataatatataggtTAACTTATTCTTGATTTGGGCACCTAACAGGAATAGTTGAACTCCCTAAGTAAAAATTCTCTCCTTGCAATTTGAATATAGGAATGCATGATAGGGAGAGATATAATTGGGTTAATTACTAAAAAAGTAGCTCAAGAGGCCCCCAACACCTATTcatctccccccccccccaaaaaaaaaaaaatctattaatatTAAAGCCAAGGAGATAAACTGTTGGCAAAAATGGGTGCGACATAGGGATTTCtcaaaacatttttcttttagcaTTCTTGTTATCTAACCTCCCGTACTCATTATGAATGCAACTTAACAATAGTTACATATCTGAACGGCAGGTAAATACGCAGAGAACCATTTTGTGCACATTCTAATCATGTCTTTTAAAAAGCTGTTGCAAGAACATATTACCGGAAAATGAAATTAACCATCAGggtgttggaaaaaaaaaaaaatttgcaataatATGCATTTATCCTAATCAATTAAATTGATGGAAATACACATAGAACCATTCGACAAAACCCAATTGCATGGAGATGACAGACATAGAGAACTAAGTACCGTAGCTCAGTCTTAGAATGGGCAACATCACTTTGAATGGAGACATGAGGGATGGGAATCAACTGGGTCTCATCTATAGCATAAACTGCATGACCACATAGGCTTCCAATTTGCCGGCGTTTGGTAACCAGAATCAAATAATACGATTCAAGAAACTTAATGCaacctaataaaaaaaaataaaaataaaaaacaaaaacaaaagaacagaaatttttttttttaatacatgtaAACCAGCATGagaaagaaattttgaaaaatttggaattttataaataaaacccTAACCCGCAATGCCATGGACCTTGGCGACGAAGTTTAAGCCTCCGGTGGAACGATTTCCCTCCAAGATACGTTGAAGCAGGTTCTTTATCTCCTGAGGCGAGTACACAACAGGGTCTTCGCTGAGATTGAGATCGGACGGCTCCGAGCGATCGATCTTCAAAACCCGGAACCATTTCTTGTTCCGATCACTCCCAATCAGGTAGAACCTCTGCCAAAAACGAACCCCAAAACTATCAAACTATTCCAaataaacattcaaaaaaaaaaaaaaaccctaagaattaaatttaaaaaaaaaaaaaaactattgggAGGGTGTTTTATTCTGTTAGTTTTTTCCGTACCGCTCTGGTCTCGTAGAGCTTGAATTTCTCGAGGGAATAGGAAGAGGGATCAATCTCGGGGTCGTTGGAAGGGTGGACTTTggcggaggaggaggaggaggaggaggaggtatGCAAATTGGGTTTCGAATTCTCTGTGGATTTCGCCATTTGCAGTttctgaatttttatttattttttttagtgaattttCTACATCTATAAATTCtcgaactttttttcttttctttttttgggagaagaaattcaaaataaaaaagatggaaCGCAACGGAATTGGAATCTATAGGTTTTTAGGTTTGGAAACTCTTTAACATGTTTTTAGTCACTGGTTTCGaagcattcaccaaaaaaaaaaacaaagaaattactGGTTGTGAAGCTGAGTTaactgatttatttttttattaattggcTGAGTAACTCAGTtgttaatagataaataattaaaataattaagtatttcattattgaaaaaaaataataataataaaaactaaaatattcttGTAAAtggtttataattttaataaaataaaaaagaaattagaaatacCCATTCTCATTATAGGTTTTAAAAATGTAGTGACTTTTTATTTGCAGTTATTCtctaatttaaattgaaatataatattctatttataatttacatttaattttgattaacaATAATTACTACTTTAATGTACaaactttttttcttcatttttttctttatattggaGGTGATATAAAGTAAAGCAatgtaatttcagaaaactatCGTTTTATCATTGAATTATTCCTAAAAATGTGTACCAACTTTTTTCATACAAACTAAGCGATGAATATCACAACCAATAtggaaaaaaatgtatatatattctaatatcAAGTAAGCTTTCatgaatgaaattttctctcccTCTAAAAGCAATGGATCCAAATGGGTACCCATTTTTTATGCATAGTGACCGTGTAAGGTAATGATAAAAGACATGGAGCCCACCACACAAGAATTTGTGAGGGTGAGGTGGGTTTCTCGTTATCCAAAACTACTTGGGTGTTTGGCTCAAGAGAAAAAAACcagcttctttttcctttttttttttttttttttttttttgcctcttCATAGCAAAATACAGAGTCAGGAAAAATGGCCAGCCGGCTCACGCTCTCTTTACCAACTCTTTCTCATACCCAATTTCCATGCATACTGAAAAACAGCACAGACCAAAGACACAAAACAACCCAAGCTTTTGCTGCAAAACCTGGTGGATTCTCACTCAACTCTGTAggcttcctctctcttttttaatttttatcattaatttatcaatcttttttttttttttttttttgaaatattgctTTGGCATATCGGCCAAATTGTTCTAATCCACAGTCAAGCTAATTATAAGGATATGCACCCtctaaatattcaataaatcaCTCTCTACACAATTCCTTGATacaaatatttcattttcaacagtcaaatttgtaatttttttatttttatttttctttttcttccacatCCTCATATCATTGTGCAGATCCTGAACTCATGTAAAAACTGTGGAGGCAAAGGTGCAATTGAGTGCCCAGGATGTAAGGtgctttaattttccatttcacTGTCTTCAATtagtgcctaattttttttccttttcagaaCAATATTTCTGTTAGAATTTGACGAAATTGACTATACTAAGATACACAATATATAGGATATCTAACATCTGACTCTGAAACACattttaataaaacttttatacAACAATgattttcttaatttaaaaattaaacaataaattctCCATAATACTCTGACCAATATATGCCTGTGTTATAATACCAGGGAACaggaaaaaataagaagaatgGAAACATATTTGAGCGGTGGAAGTAAGTCTTTATTTCCTCTTTTGGTtaatcacctttttttttctgtgaaTTTATCAGCATATACTTATAATATCTTAAAAACTTTATGGAATAATATAATTCTGATGTAGTTGTATTTAGATGTTTTGATTGCCAAGGATTTGGATTGAAGAGTTGCCCCAGCTGTGGAAAAGGAGGGCTAACACCTGAGCAAAGAGGAGaaagatgaaaaaataataataataaataaataaatatatatatatatatatatatatatatatatatatatgcttcctTATACAAAAGGTAATTATAATCAATAGTTGTTGGTTTGTGATTAAAGCTGGACAATGGAATTTCTTCAGCAGCCATTATTTGATATCAAAGCCCTGTATACCTGTTTCTGTAGTgaagtttcctttttcttttttttttcttttttttcagtttattatcttttaaggggtatattcaatttagagtttaaataattttaaaattatttaaaaatttaaaggtattcaatttaaattttagaaaaatctaTACAAGTCAAAtgatataaattcaaattttaattgattttataaaaatctattaaaattcagGTTTATTCAATTAGaactttatagaatttttttaaaatctataattatttataaaattattgattttaaaagattttaaaaaataatggattttaatagatttaaaaaaattttaaaagtaaaattataaaaaaaattatcaatataaaattaattctaaaaattttattggattcttataaattttttatagaatCTATGCAATTTTATAACAACCtattaaattctttaaaatctagaattcattttaaatctataatttactttaaaaacgaaatttataaacatttttagtgactttttttaaaagtatgtcGATAAAAACCTAAACAATAGCcgattttttttggaaaaacattGACTTTCCTCTATTTTGGAGATGGTTTTTCAAAAAACCGTTGtcttttctccttcttttttttttttttttttttttggttcattatcAAGAGCagttgtgaatttaattaagattTCCTAAGCAGCTTTAGAAGTAGTTGCATCTATTACTTACACCTCTATATAAGATGCAAGGCCATTGCatcttttttcctcttctctttTTGATCTTGTGCTTTCAGGAGCAAACCATATCCTTTCAGCTTACCCTAATTCCACTATCTCTCATAAATCGAAAGCTACAAGTATGGTTTCAATTGGGATGCTCTAACATATAGGAAATATCTATAATATCAAGGATTGGTACAGTGATAGAGGAGATGTGAAATTGGTTTTACTGCTACTTGTTGCCATTGCCTGTGGAAccaagggaaaaataaataaataaataaagaaagaaaaacaagaagttGTAGATTTGGCACCTCCGATGTTGATTCGAGTGATCCGGTGGCCAGATTTAGTATTGACATCTTCAATCCTTGTTCTCCATCGACAAGCGATACAATCCTTCAATTTCAGAAATTCacatttttgtacttttttttcttcaaatctgATGTGCTGATTTAATCGAACGGATCACGATATGCCCAacatttttaatacatttttaattcATGAGCAtccggatatatatatatatatatatgaaatttaatagtttgtcatcaattgaaaaataaaggaaaataataaaaaataatttctcttttaatAAGTCTACTGTGTAAGGTTTAATAAAATGCAacgcatttaaaataaataaaatagtttttaaaaattatttccctttgtttttctttttcttttttttttgccaaaaaaaaaaacagcctcACAATGGGATTCATAAGCTCAGAAACTATATGGGTCAATACCTTTACTAGCATGTCTTTACAACCCTGTAGAAATCCAAAACTAAAAATTCAATGCCTTTATAGCGCCCACTTCCATAGCAATTTGTGCATATTGGAATGCACCACGAAGCATAAATAGATTTACAAAGATTGAACCCACAATCTCACGACCCATTAGTAGATGGAATAATCGGCTTTCTACCATTTGGTCCATCCTCTCGGGTGTAAAATCATTAAtgaacaaaacaagaaaaaggtaTGTGTGTAACATACCAAACAGAAGAAGGATCACAACACCATTTCTGTCACCATGCCATGGCTTTCCTTAAGACAAGTAATGTTGAGGGATTAAAGTGGCATATTAATAGTAATTCttgaaattgaaataataatattaaaatggcTTTATCTCCATCCTATTTACCAAATCATATTGTTGTCTGAAATGATTTTGGAATATGTGCTTCATTTCATGTGTTTTGACTTTAATAGTGGCATATAAATCATAAGGATAACTATAATAACTATGACTtcagtgtgtgtgtgtatatgtataaatacacTTTAAACAAGATAAGTATGCGTATCTCATTTGAGGTATGACTAAAAGAATGGagatatgaaataaaattttgaaaattatttagttTGCTAAATGGAGTTTAAAAGTCAGCAATGGGGCGATTATGTTGTACCATATTAACTGATGTTCAAACTTGGAATCATTAATTGAATTGCAAGATCATCATATGCATCTTCTTAGAGGAATTATTAAATTTGACTAagttattgctttttttttttttttttttggtgaagggTTGACTAAGTTATTGCTTGttcattaatttaaataaggaAATAATTCTACTTGAAGAACCCTGGGATTAATATGAGGTATTAAGTTAAAGTCCAAAATTGAGTCTAAAGCAGTATTCTAAAAGGCGGGAAGAGGAACTCTTTAGTTGCGCTTAAGCATGATACTTTTAGATAATGTCTAGCATAATAGCAAAGCTTAGAAAAAAGTGGTCAACGCTGTGTTGATCGTCTAATATGCACCTAGGTGCTAAAAGGTGCCAgcttttttgttcaaaatttctttttctgagattattttttaaaaaatattaaaaaacaattcataagaaattaaaaaataaaaatattgttaaaaaatggaaactattttaagattaagttttttttttcttaaacaaaaaaaatgaaaatgatgaataagaaaaaaaaaataaattaaagacttTACTAGCAAGTGATGCTAGTAATGTACAATCATGGATTGCTGAAGGttgtgatgatgatgaaaatgatgatgagATGGAGAATGATATGTTAACACCTAAAAAAAGTTCTAGAAATGCTCAAGTTGAAATTAAGAAGCCCgaggaaaatgattttgtatcGGATGGCATGGAAGATGAGTTAGATGAAGATGTAGATATTGAATTGGAATTCGATAATTATTAGACAAGAGTTAAATTATCGTAATAACTAAAGTATGTATTAATCTATGAATTATTAGGTACTTGtaggtttgtaatatatatgttttgaaatcAATTTGTTGTTGGAAACTTAAAAAACATGGATTTCCATAAATCTATTATGATTAATTACATGTTAATTAATGTTTATTGCACATATAAAAGTAatatagacttatatatattttaacatttaaaatatgaattattttatttatttagtaatcttataataattaaaataataatataattatgaaaatatctatattttacCTAGATATATCTAGGCTCATAAGACTTAAGGCTTAACTTTATTGTCTTGTTATGCTTTATACCTTTTAAAACATTGATCTAAAGTATAATGTAATTTGGTATATAAGAATGGGCTTAGTATCTCAAAAACAATTTGGCTAGTATTTTGAGAAAGACACAACAAACCAGTGGGCGGTTTTACGGACTGGCCAACTACAATCCAAGGATACCAACGTTAAGGTCCAAGGGCGGATTAAAgatcttaaataaaataaaataaaaattgaaaaaacctTAGCTGGCCTCTCCCTCTACTCTTCAATTAAAATAGCATGGTGAACAAAActcaaatttttcttttctaaaaatatataaaataaagtatcTCCAAATAACAATTTTCGTTTTGAAAAGTGcttttaattgaaataaaaaaaaaattaaacgttatttgaaataatttcatGATATTAGTTACTTctaatatatttcattgttttaGGTTACATATACATGGTGCATAATTAACTAAATGAACATTAATGTGTATCCTTATTTAGATTTGAacaatatatgcacatatatatatatatatatatatatatatatatatatatattacaaaagtAATTCAAATAGAAcatgggaaattttttttttcttgaacacAGATTTCTATTGTGCAAACAACTTTAGTAACACCATCCAATCCATAAAAGACTAATAAAATTGGATTATTGATGTTGGCTGCTAATTAATCATGCTTATCACTTATTcgtatagaaatatatatattatataattaatacatTTTATGAGACATAATTAAATAGCAGCAGATATACATCAACCACATAGTTTTGTTCCGTCTGCTTCGTAAAGAGTGCAACCCGTTGGAGCCAAGCAACAATTGCAGGATGGAGAAAGGTGGTCATCTCCTGAAGATGGGCAGGTCATATATGCTGCTGCTTCGATGCAGTAATTTGGGCAAATTTTTGCTACAATCATGCTCTTCGGATAGACTCCAATTAGAATTAAACCTAGAGATCACCAACATAtacaaaaatcaacaaaattaaaattaaaaaatatacctGCGATTCTTTTCTTATTGttatatatttagaaataatcaataattatatctatatatatatatatatatgcaataatgacactataaattaaaacaaagaaagccaagaaaagaaaagataagaaagggacaaaatttgagaacttcaAGACAGAATAATTTAGAAAGTGTGTTTGACATACCAAGCAGAAGAAGAATCACAAAATTGGTTGTGGCTCTTTTACCAGCCATGGTTTTTCTCAACATAGGTTTTGAGGGGCTTTAGAGACTTCAAACTGTCAGATATTTATAGTTATTTCAAACTGGCAAAGAAGAATATTCaagtttttttggtgaaaaataaTTCATTGCAAGAAGCACAAAAAACCTCCCCAAAGGAAGGGAATTATGCAGAGGAACCACTTCTAAGCATATCAACAGCCAACAAGTCCAAATTTGATTATATTTCCTTGCAGCATGGATCATCCACcaaatttaatatacatatacatatatatatatatatatatatatatatatatatatatatatatatatatcaacagcCAACAAGTCCGAATTTGATTATATTTCCTTGCAGCATGGATCATCcaccaaatttaatatatatatatatatatatatatcaacagcCAACAAGTCCAAATTTGATTATATTTCCTTGCAGCATGGATCATCcaccaaattttatatatatatatatatatataattgttagtCTTCTATTAAAATACTCTAATGGTTTTTACATCAATacctttattattatcttttagattatttgaaaaactaatatttaaagATTTTTGATAGACTATATATAAGTTTGatgacatattaaaattttaaaagataaaataatccTATTGGGTATCGTTTAAGCCCCattacattttcaaattttggcttttaaagtaatttaaaagctaataagtgaagttggaatttctatgtatatatatatatatatataatattttacaaagTATTGTTCATTTGAAAATTATCTTCCAAATTATATTTAGAGGACATGTTATTAGGGCATTATATTATGGACTGAACTTTAATTAACTATTTGAAACTAAATTCTAGTTGAAcaagtaaaaaattttattagttttattatgtGTAATTATGTGAGACAACCAATATTTAGGCTTTGATTGGCATAGTTTTGGGAAGTTAAAACAACTTTTAAAGCTTAAAAATTGCTTCTTTTAAGTGTTTGgataattttcaattagtaCTTCTAGCTTTCAAAACACTTCTAGTTAAAATTAGTGAAGAGTCTTTTTTCATAAAGCacttttgaaaaagtaaaagcaaaaaacaaaaactctgtCAAGCAACGCCTTACTCAACTTGTATACCCTTCATTTATTGAGTTAAGACTTCTCGTCACAGTTCAATGTGAATGGAGGCTAATAACTTTAATAACAACATCCAaatatacattatattttagATAGAATAATGATCAATATATCTTTGactctaaataattaaaaaaaaatggagggaTGAATGCCCTATTTGGTACAATTTTTATCTTTGCTTTTGCTTTCCAAAAGTACTTTTCGAAGAAGATATTCTTTATTAGCTTTGATTAGAAGtgcttttgaaaattaaaagtactttaaaaattatccaaacattttCAGAAACAGTTTTTA includes the following:
- the LOC112489845 gene encoding uncharacterized protein LOC112489845 isoform X2, which gives rise to MASRLTLSLPTLSHTQFPCILKNSTDQRHKTTQAFAAKPGGFSLNSILNSCKNCGGKGAIECPGCKGTGKNKKNGNIFERWNCI
- the LOC112489845 gene encoding protein PHOTOSYSTEM I ASSEMBLY 2, chloroplastic isoform X1, producing MASRLTLSLPTLSHTQFPCILKNSTDQRHKTTQAFAAKPGGFSLNSILNSCKNCGGKGAIECPGCKGTGKNKKNGNIFERWKCFDCQGFGLKSCPSCGKGGLTPEQRGER